In Streptomyces sclerotialus, the DNA window CCCGGCCCGCAGGAGCGCTGGACGCGGCTGCACGAGGACGGCATGGACCACGCCTGTGTCGACTGCGCCGAGGGCCGCCCCGAGGACGTGACCCCCGAGGCCCTGCGGGACCTGGGGCCGCGGACCTTCCCGGTGCTGTGCCGGGTTCCCGGGGGCGACGGAGGACGCGAGACGGTCCGCCGGATCGTCGGCAGCGGACATCCGGTGGCACTGTGGCGCAGGGAGCGCATGGACCCGGTGTGCGGGGAGTACCACCGCGGCGTCCTGCGCACGGTGAAGAGCGGGACGACCGCCCACCGGCTGCCCGCCGCCGTCCGTGAGCTGCGCGCCGGCATCGGCGCGGGAGAGCCGGAAGCATACTGGTCACGCGGGATCACGCTGTTGTACGACGATCCCGGACGGCCGCTGCCGGGGGACGACGACGTGCTGGAGACACCGTGAGGGACGCGCGTCTTTCCGTGTGCTCCTACCGGGCCGCCGCCGGTCCCGATACGGTCGGGACGTGGCCGGTGCGCAACCGCCGATGACCCACCAGTGATGAGGAGTTCGCAGTGAGCGGACCGAACGAATGGCTCATCTACCGCGGCACGGGCGAGCCCCACGACGGCATCGCGGCGCTCCCCGACCCACCGCCCTGGCGGGACTTCGACGGTGCCCCGCTCGTCGCGCCGGGCCCGGCCACCGACAGCTCCTCCACCCGGCGGCTCGGCGAGCACGTCGCGGAGATGCACCGGCCCAGCGCCGAAGAACTGGAGATCGTCAACGCCGCGCTGTACCTCCGCCGTCCGCTGCTGGTCACCGGCAATCCGGGCACCGGCAAGAGCACCCTCGCGCACGCCGTCGCACACGAGCTGAAGCTCGGCCGGGTGCTGCGCTGGCCGATCGTGAGCCGGACGACGCTGGGCGACGGGCTGTACCACTACGACGCCATCGCCCGGCTCCAGGACGTGCAGATCGCCGCGAGCAGCCGGGCGGCCGGCGGGCCCGGCGCGCAGGCCGCGGCGCCCGGCGGCATCGGCAGCTACATCCGGCTCGGCCCGCTCGGCACGGCCCTGCTGCCCACCGCGCAGCCGCGCGTCCTGCTCGTCGACGAGCTGGACAAGAGCGACATCGACCTCCCCAACGACCTGCTGAACGTCCTGGAGGAGGGCGAGTTCTCGATCCCGGAGCTGGAGCGGCTGGCCGAGCGGGAGCCCGAGGTGGAGGTGCTCACCGACGACGGCCAGAAGGTCCGCATCCGCGACGGCCGGGTGCGCTGCCACGCCTTCCCGTTCGTCATCCTCACCAGCAACGGCGAACGGGACTTCCCCGCGCCGCTGCTGCGCCGCTGCATCCATCTGGAGCTGGGGCAGCCCGACCACAAACGGCTGGCCACGGTCGTACGGGCACACCTCGGCGAGGAGGCGGCCCGCGCGGGGGACGACCTGATCGCCCGCTTCCTGGAACGTTCCCGCAGCGAACTGCTCGCCGCCGACCAGCTGCTGAACGCCATCTACCTCACCCACCAGGCGGCTCCGACCACCCGCGACCGGCTCGCCGACCTCCTCATCCAGCGCCTCGACCGGCCGAGGTGATGGCGTGATGCGGGACCGTGCCGGACGCCCCACCGCCCCGCAGAGCTGGGCCGACGTGGTCGCCGCCCTGCGCAGCGCGGGCCTGGACCCGGACGCCGGGGAGCTCGCCGACGCCCTGTGGCTGGCGCAGTGGTCCCGGCCGCGCGGCGGCGCGGCGGAGCAGGAGAGCGGCGGCGGTACGGCGGCCGCCGGGAGCGGACCGCCGGGCGGGCAGGCGTCCGCGCCCGCGCGTACCGGCACGCCCCCGGGCGGCACCGGTACCGACCGCGAGCCGCCCGGCGACGCGTCCGCCGGGCCGCCCGCCGCCTCCCGCGTCGCGCTCTACCCGGACGGCCAGGAGCTGCCCGGCGCCGGTCCGGACGGCACCGGCGCGCCCGCCGGCCCGTACGGCACCGGCCTGCCCGTGGGCGTGCCCGCCGCGCCCGCGCTGCCCGACCTGCTCGCCCTGCAGCGCGCCCTGCGCCCCCTCCAGCGGTACCGCAGCGCGGCGCCCGCCGTGCGGCACGTGCTGGACGAGCGGGCGACGGCGGAGCGCAGCGCGCGGTCGGGCGGCCTGGTGATGCCGGTGTTCCGGGCGGTGCCGCGGGCCGAGGCGTCGCTCCAGCTGGTGATGGACGCCGCCTCCTCGATGTGCGTCTGGGACCGGCTGCTGTACGAACTCCAGCAGGTTTTCGCACAGTTGGGCGCCTTCCGTGACGTACAGGTGCACTTCCTGCACCAGGGGCCGGACGGCGCCCCCGCGGTCTCCCGCCGATTCGAGCCGGGCCACGCGCCGTTACGCTCCGCCGACCAGCTCAGCGACCCCACAGGGCGCCGCGTCACCGTCCTGGTCAGCGACTGCGCGGGTCCCTTGTGGCGCAGCGGCCAC includes these proteins:
- a CDS encoding AAA family ATPase — its product is MSGPNEWLIYRGTGEPHDGIAALPDPPPWRDFDGAPLVAPGPATDSSSTRRLGEHVAEMHRPSAEELEIVNAALYLRRPLLVTGNPGTGKSTLAHAVAHELKLGRVLRWPIVSRTTLGDGLYHYDAIARLQDVQIAASSRAAGGPGAQAAAPGGIGSYIRLGPLGTALLPTAQPRVLLVDELDKSDIDLPNDLLNVLEEGEFSIPELERLAEREPEVEVLTDDGQKVRIRDGRVRCHAFPFVILTSNGERDFPAPLLRRCIHLELGQPDHKRLATVVRAHLGEEAARAGDDLIARFLERSRSELLAADQLLNAIYLTHQAAPTTRDRLADLLIQRLDRPR